The Saxibacter everestensis genome has a window encoding:
- a CDS encoding glycerol-3-phosphate dehydrogenase/oxidase produces MKAAALSTDSRTAAIEQMKSGEVLDILVIGGGITGAGATLDAASRGLTVGLLEARDLASGTSSRSSKLIHGGLRYLQMLDFALVREALTERGRLLTTIAPYLVEAVPFIYPFKHKIWERAYVGAGLALYDALSFAGGTSRGVPLHRHLSRRGVHKLFPGLRDDAAIGGIRYYDAKVDDARLVTQLARTSASHGALIATRTQVIGYLSDRGRVTGVRAKDLESGEEFDVRASQVIGATGVWTEETESLPGLPSSTDTSAATSPVSRGLKVRASKGMHIVVSGERIVGNAGIISETEKSVLFIIPWDGYWIIGTTDTDWHHAKAHPVANSADIDYLLDHANQVLQSPLSRDDVIGTYSGLRPLLQPVQNAAKSTAKVSREHTAAQPAPGLTVIAGGKYTTYRVMAEDVVDLALGDEATSRPSLTAQLPIVGAEGFGIRFRQRSRIAHRYGWELHRVNHLLRRYGALIDELLELVDDRPELGEPLDGAEQYLKAEVVYAASHEGAMHLEDVLTRRTRLSYEQRERGMAASADVATLMAGVLGWSDAEKQQELDSYRKRVEAELAAQNQPDDEAATALREAVPEIQPTIGTDVS; encoded by the coding sequence ATGAAAGCAGCAGCACTCTCCACCGACTCCCGAACCGCCGCCATCGAGCAGATGAAGAGCGGCGAGGTACTGGACATCCTGGTGATCGGCGGAGGTATTACCGGGGCGGGCGCGACTCTGGACGCCGCCAGCCGCGGGTTGACGGTCGGACTGCTTGAAGCCCGGGATCTGGCCTCCGGCACTTCTTCCCGGTCGAGCAAACTGATCCATGGCGGGCTGCGCTATCTGCAGATGCTCGATTTCGCCCTGGTCCGCGAGGCGCTGACCGAGCGCGGCCGGCTGCTGACCACGATCGCGCCGTACCTGGTCGAGGCCGTGCCGTTCATCTACCCCTTCAAGCACAAGATCTGGGAACGGGCCTACGTCGGGGCGGGCCTGGCGCTCTACGATGCTCTGAGCTTCGCCGGTGGCACCTCCCGGGGTGTGCCGTTGCACAGGCATCTGAGCCGGCGCGGCGTGCACAAGCTGTTTCCCGGCCTGCGTGACGACGCTGCCATCGGCGGAATCCGCTATTACGACGCCAAGGTCGACGACGCCCGGCTGGTGACGCAGCTGGCGCGGACTTCCGCCTCACACGGAGCACTGATCGCCACCCGCACCCAGGTGATCGGCTACCTCAGCGACCGCGGCCGGGTGACCGGGGTTCGTGCAAAGGACCTCGAGTCCGGCGAGGAGTTCGACGTACGGGCCAGCCAGGTCATCGGGGCCACGGGAGTCTGGACGGAGGAGACCGAATCGCTGCCCGGCCTGCCGAGTAGCACCGACACCAGCGCCGCGACGTCGCCGGTCAGCCGTGGCCTGAAGGTGCGTGCCTCGAAGGGGATGCACATAGTGGTTTCCGGCGAACGCATCGTCGGCAATGCAGGCATCATTTCCGAAACCGAGAAGAGCGTCCTGTTCATCATCCCGTGGGACGGCTACTGGATTATCGGCACAACTGACACCGACTGGCACCACGCAAAGGCCCATCCGGTGGCCAATAGCGCCGATATCGATTATCTGCTTGACCACGCCAATCAGGTCCTGCAGTCGCCGCTGAGCCGCGACGACGTGATCGGCACCTACTCCGGCCTGCGCCCGCTGCTGCAGCCGGTCCAGAATGCGGCCAAGAGCACCGCGAAGGTCTCCCGGGAACACACCGCCGCGCAACCCGCCCCCGGTCTGACCGTCATTGCCGGCGGGAAGTACACGACGTACCGGGTGATGGCCGAGGACGTCGTCGACCTCGCGCTCGGCGACGAAGCAACAAGTCGTCCGTCGCTCACCGCCCAGCTGCCGATCGTCGGAGCCGAAGGATTCGGTATCCGGTTCCGCCAGCGCAGCAGGATCGCGCACAGGTACGGCTGGGAGCTGCATCGGGTCAACCATCTTCTCCGCCGCTATGGCGCGCTGATCGACGAGCTGCTGGAGCTCGTCGACGACCGGCCGGAGCTTGGAGAACCGCTCGATGGCGCCGAGCAGTACCTGAAGGCCGAGGTCGTCTATGCCGCCAGCCATGAGGGCGCAATGCACCTGGAGGACGTGCTGACTCGACGCACCAGGTTGTCGTATGAGCAGCGCGAGCGCGGCATGGCAGCTTCCGCCGACGTCGCAACGCTGATGGCTGGCGTACTCGGCTGGAGCGACGCGGAAAAGCAGCAGGAACTCGACAGCTATCGCAAACGGGTTGAAGCCGAGCTGGCTGCTCAGAATCAACCGGACGACGAGGCCGCTACCGCATTGCGCGAGGCCGTTCCGGAAATTCAACCGACGATTGGAACCGATGTCTCCTAA
- a CDS encoding sugar-binding transcriptional regulator, protein MVAENKAQQALRIAHLYYVQGVTMEAIARQMRVSRSTVSRLLKYARDAKLVEITLNVPHSTEKDLEKVFRREFGISAQVVPVADSSNELERLETVTARGAKLLGQIFGGNMTLGIAWGTTTAAVGRQLVHKVTRGANVVQLNGAANPSTTGIGYAADVISRFGAAFDAPVQHFPVPAFFDYAATRKAMWQERSIKRILRMQRNVDVALFSVGAVAGGVPSHVYTAGYLDDADFRSLRTEGVVGDINTVFIRADGSHHDIPLNQRASGIPPDELRRIHRRLCVVSGENKVPALRAALASHLVTDLVIDEPTASSLLEV, encoded by the coding sequence GTGGTCGCCGAGAACAAGGCGCAGCAGGCGTTGCGGATTGCACATTTGTATTACGTGCAAGGCGTGACGATGGAGGCGATTGCCCGGCAGATGCGGGTGTCGCGATCGACAGTGTCCCGGCTGCTCAAGTACGCCCGGGACGCCAAGCTGGTCGAGATCACGCTGAACGTCCCACACAGCACTGAGAAGGACCTCGAGAAGGTATTCCGCCGGGAGTTCGGCATTTCGGCGCAGGTCGTTCCGGTAGCCGACAGCTCCAACGAACTCGAGCGGCTGGAAACCGTCACCGCACGGGGCGCCAAGCTGTTGGGACAGATCTTCGGCGGCAATATGACACTCGGTATCGCCTGGGGAACCACGACCGCAGCGGTCGGACGCCAGCTCGTCCATAAGGTCACCCGCGGGGCGAACGTGGTCCAGCTCAATGGCGCTGCGAACCCGAGCACGACCGGTATCGGCTACGCGGCGGACGTCATCTCACGGTTCGGCGCGGCCTTCGACGCGCCGGTGCAGCATTTTCCGGTGCCGGCGTTCTTTGACTATGCGGCGACCCGGAAGGCGATGTGGCAGGAGCGAAGCATCAAACGAATTCTGCGGATGCAGCGGAATGTGGATGTCGCGCTGTTCAGTGTCGGCGCGGTCGCCGGCGGCGTGCCCAGCCACGTGTACACCGCGGGCTACCTCGATGACGCCGACTTCCGGTCCCTGCGCACCGAGGGCGTGGTCGGCGACATCAACACAGTTTTCATCCGGGCGGACGGCAGCCACCACGACATCCCGCTGAACCAACGTGCCTCGGGGATACCGCCGGACGAGCTGCGCCGAATCCACCGCAGGCTCTGCGTCGTTTCGGGCGAGAACAAGGTTCCGGCGCTGCGTGCCGCGCTGGCATCTCATCTGGTGACTGACCTGGTGATCGACGAACCGACAGCATCGAGTCTGCTCGAAGTGTGA